In one window of Opitutus sp. GAS368 DNA:
- a CDS encoding GatB/YqeY domain-containing protein — MPTTYETLRADIITAMKARDTATATALRTMDAAIQRAAMDSSKPIDEALVVATFRKAVKNLTDARTEFEKGGRADLVAANSAEIAILEKYLPKGLDPAKLEALVAEVIAATGATSKKEMGKVIGALKQRPEAALIDFGAVSKLIQAKLS, encoded by the coding sequence ATGCCGACTACCTACGAAACTCTCCGCGCCGACATCATCACCGCCATGAAGGCCCGCGATACGGCCACCGCCACCGCGCTCCGCACCATGGACGCCGCCATCCAGCGCGCCGCGATGGACAGCAGCAAGCCGATCGACGAGGCGCTCGTCGTCGCCACCTTCCGCAAGGCCGTGAAGAACCTCACCGACGCCCGCACCGAGTTCGAGAAGGGCGGCCGGGCCGATCTCGTCGCCGCCAACAGCGCGGAGATTGCCATCCTGGAGAAATATCTGCCCAAGGGCCTCGACCCCGCCAAGCTCGAGGCGCTCGTCGCCGAGGTCATCGCCGCCACCGGCGCCACCTCGAAGAAGGAGATGGGCAAGGTCATCGGCGCCCTCAAGCAGCGGCCCGAGGCCGCGCTCATCGACTTCGGCGCCGTGAGTAAACTCATCCAGGCGAAGCTCTCCTGA
- a CDS encoding isoaspartyl peptidase/L-asparaginase: MKPLLLRFFVFSAALAAVPCFALSLATSVPAGKRYGLVIHGGAGVIERAAMSPEREAEYRTALNQALQAGYAVLDQGGSALEAVTAAINLMEDNPLFNAGKGAVFNADGICELDASVMDGRTQAAGAVAALHHIKNPINLARDVMLKSEHVMLVGDGAEKFAQSLGYQLVPNAYFQTDWRREQLKKAQEQEKEKAGKKTAALPAAPVDYFTRTLRWGTVGCVALDRAGNLAAGTSTGGMTNKKYGRVGDAPIIGAGTYANNATCAVSATGWGEFFIRVGVARDIAAQMEYRGTPLRAAAAATIAKVAQLGGDGGVIALDAQGDIAMEFNSPGMYRAFRFSDRPAVIAIYGDEAKN; the protein is encoded by the coding sequence ATGAAACCTTTGCTTCTTCGCTTCTTTGTGTTCTCCGCCGCTCTGGCCGCCGTGCCCTGTTTCGCCCTGAGCCTCGCCACCTCGGTGCCCGCCGGCAAGCGCTACGGCCTCGTCATCCACGGCGGCGCCGGCGTCATCGAGCGCGCCGCCATGAGCCCGGAGCGCGAGGCCGAATACCGCACAGCCCTCAACCAGGCGTTGCAGGCCGGCTACGCCGTCCTCGACCAGGGCGGCAGCGCGCTCGAGGCGGTCACCGCCGCCATCAACCTCATGGAGGACAACCCGCTCTTCAACGCCGGCAAGGGCGCCGTGTTCAACGCCGACGGCATCTGCGAGCTCGACGCTTCGGTGATGGACGGCCGCACGCAAGCCGCCGGCGCCGTGGCCGCCCTGCACCACATCAAGAACCCCATCAACCTCGCGCGCGACGTCATGCTGAAGTCCGAGCACGTCATGCTGGTCGGCGACGGGGCGGAGAAGTTCGCCCAGTCGCTCGGCTACCAGCTGGTGCCGAACGCGTATTTCCAGACCGACTGGCGCCGCGAACAGCTGAAGAAAGCCCAGGAACAGGAGAAGGAAAAGGCCGGCAAGAAAACCGCCGCGCTGCCGGCGGCGCCCGTGGACTATTTCACCCGCACGCTCCGCTGGGGCACCGTGGGCTGTGTGGCCTTGGACCGGGCTGGCAATCTCGCGGCCGGCACCTCCACCGGGGGCATGACCAACAAGAAATACGGTCGCGTCGGCGACGCCCCGATCATCGGCGCGGGCACCTACGCCAACAACGCCACCTGCGCGGTGAGCGCCACCGGTTGGGGTGAGTTCTTCATCCGCGTCGGGGTTGCCCGCGACATTGCCGCCCAGATGGAATACCGCGGCACGCCGCTGCGTGCGGCCGCGGCCGCGACGATCGCCAAGGTCGCGCAGCTCGGCGGCGACGGCGGCGTCATCGCCCTCGACGCGCAGGGCGACATCGCGATGGAGTTCAATTCCCCCGGCATGTATCGCGCCTTCCGGTTCTCCGACCGGCCCGCAGTCATTGCCATCTACGGCGACGAGGCGAAAAACTGA
- a CDS encoding GreA/GreB family elongation factor translates to MNKRDLLARINAKLAAELEAITSAALATHAEATDEENKAEDKYDTRGLEASYLAHGQSKAAEEAAQAVAQFSALPVRDFAAGELISLGALVRLEGRGRSHYFIGPRAGGTEVDVGGDPVLVITPQSPLGRQLMGRKQGDTLQLDLGGKRSEFRVSSVA, encoded by the coding sequence ATGAACAAGCGCGACCTCCTGGCCCGCATCAATGCCAAGCTCGCCGCCGAGTTGGAAGCGATCACCTCCGCCGCGCTCGCCACCCATGCCGAGGCCACCGACGAGGAGAACAAGGCCGAGGACAAATACGACACCCGCGGACTCGAGGCCTCCTACCTGGCCCACGGCCAGTCCAAGGCCGCCGAGGAGGCGGCGCAGGCGGTCGCCCAGTTCTCCGCGCTGCCCGTCCGGGACTTCGCGGCCGGCGAACTCATCAGCCTCGGCGCCCTGGTGCGGCTCGAGGGTCGCGGCCGGAGCCACTATTTCATCGGCCCCCGCGCCGGCGGCACGGAGGTCGACGTCGGCGGCGACCCCGTGCTGGTCATCACCCCGCAGTCGCCGCTCGGCCGCCAGCTCATGGGCCGCAAGCAGGGCGACACCCTGCAGCTGGACCTCGGCGGCAAACGCAGCGAGTTCCGCGTAAGTTCTGTTGCCTGA